AATATCGTCCAGCAGCGGATTGTCGATGGCCTGGCGGGCCGCTTCAAGGGCGCGGTTATCGCCGGTGGCTTCGCCCATGCCCATCATCGCCGTTCCCATGCCATGCATGATGGAGCTGACATCGGCAAAGTCGAGATTGATCAGGCCGGGCATGACCATCAGGTCGGTAATGCCGCGCACGCCGGAATAGAGCACGTCGTCGGCCATGCGGAAGGCTTCGGCGAAGGTCGTGCGGTCATTGGCGATACGGAAAAGATTCTGGTTCGGGACCACAATCATCGTGTCGACATGGCTGCGGATCAGGTCCAGCCCGCTTTCAGCGACATGCATGCGGCGGTTGCCTTCGAAGCCGAACGGCTTGGTCACGACGGCAACGGTGAGGATGTCCATCTCGCGGGCTGCGCGGGCGATGACCGGGGCAGCGCCGGTGCCGGTGCCGCCACCCATGCCGGCGGCGATGAACACCATGTGGGCGCCTTCGAGATGCTGCTTGATCTCGTCGATGGATTCTTCGGCAGCCTTTTCACCGATCTGAGGCTGCGCGCCTGCGCCGAGGCCGGACGTGGTGACCGGGCCAAGCTGGACCTGCGTCTCTGCCTTGGAACGTGAAAGGGCCTGCGCGTCCGTGTTGGCCGCAATGAACTCGACGCCCTGCAGGTTCGCCTCGATCATGTTGTCGACAGCGTTGCCACCGGCTCCGCCGACGCCAAAGACCAGGATCCTGGGCTTCAGTTCATAATTCATTGCTTCCCTCACTTCACTCTACTTGCGGACCCCTGCCGTGGAGCAAGATGGCGTGATGCGGCTAAGAAGCAGTTAAGTGGAGTGAAATTGGCTCAGAAATTTTCTTCGAGCCAATGGAACACCTTGTTCACCACGCCGCTTCTCGACTCAGGTCCGTCCTGGCGCGAAGCAGTTGCCCTTACTGCGTCCGCAAACCCCAACTCGGAGTATAGTAGCAGACCGGAGGCTGTGGAGAAAGCTGGCGTTGCCAGTGTCTCGCCGAGAAATTCGGCGATGGTTGGCCGGCCGAGACGCACTGGCGCCTGCAGGATACGGCTGGCCACGTCGCGCACGCCTGACAGCTGCGATGCGCCGCCCGTCAGCACGACCCGGTGGGGGAGTACTTTGCGTACACCACTGGAATCGAGCGTCTTCCGCACGAATTCAAATGTTTCTTCGACCCGGGGGGCGATGATTTCTGCCAGCTGGCCGCGTTCCATGCGGGCTGCCTGCAGGCGGCCGTCATCGCCAAGGCGCGGCACTTCGATCCGCTCGGCGAGGCCGGGGCCTTCGAGGTTGGCGGTGCCATAGACGCTTTTCAGCCGCTCGGCAGCGGCGAACGTGGTGCCGAGGCCTTGGGCGAGGTCGGAGGTGACATGCGACCCGCCCGCCGGAACAAGGCCCAGCCAGGCCGGGGAACCGTTCAGGTAGACCGAGACGGCCGTCACGCCGGCGCCCATATCGATACAGATGGCGCCGTTTTCGATTTCATCGTCGATCAGCGTGCCCGCTCCGCTGGCGATGGAGGAGGGGATTAGGGCCGTGACACCGATATGCGCCCGGCCGACACATTCGACGAGGTTCTTCACCACGGATTTCGGTGCGGTGACGACCGACAACAGCAGGCTCAGCTCGCTGGCATACATGCCCTGCGGTTCGCGGACACCTTCCTGTTCGTCGACCCGGTAAGCGACTGGCCAGGCGGCCAGGGTTTCCTCGCCCCGGGCAGGCATCTTGCCCAGCGCCTGGGCCTGGATGCGGCGCACGTCTTTCTGGTTGATCTCGCGCCCGCCGATGTCGATGCGGGCGGTGACCAGCGTGGAGGCCAGTTTCTGGCCCGTGATGCCGAGCATCACATTGGAGATCTGTTCACCGGCCTCGCGTTCGGCATCTTCCACGGCAAGGCGGATGGCGCGTTCCAGGCCTTCCATGTCTGTGATGGTGCCGCCGGTGAAACCGCGCGACTGCTGGCGCCCGGCGCCGAGAATGCGGAAGCTGCGCGGGCCGGCGCCGTCATTGCGGCCGATCAGGCAGGTGATCTTCGAGCAGCCAATATCGAGCGCTGCGACCGTGCCGGTCTGCGAGCGGCCCATACGCGGGGCACGGCGGGACTGTGCATTGGCCATCAGGACCGCGCCGCGATTTCACGCGCCTTGAAGTTCGGCGGGTTGACCGGGCCGAGATAGACGCGGCCGGCATTGCGCAGGTCGATCATTTTCAGCGGGCGCTGCATCAGGGCCGTGCGCACCTGCAGGTCGGTCAGGCGGCCGAGGGCGGCGGTCAGTTCGACATCCTCCGGCAGGCGGACCGTGGCGCCGGAAATCAGGCGCATGTCCCAGCGGCGGTCGTTGATGCGGGTTGCGATGGCAAGGTCGCCGGTCACGTCCGGGGCGTCGGCCAGCGCATTGACGAGGGCAGGGGCGGCCTCCGGTGCGCCCCGCCCGGCGACGCGGACCAGATCGGGATGATCGCCGGCGCGTTCGTCCGGGATGACCCGGCCGAGGCCGTCCACAACAGTCCATTCCTTGCCGTCATGCCAGACGGCCACGGGCTCGGCCGCGTCCGCGATGATGACAACCTGGTCTGGCCAGAGACGGTGCACGCGCACGTTCAGCACCTTGTGTGTGCCTTCAACGCGGCGGCGGATGATGTAGGGATCGGCGCGGAACATGTTCTCGCCCGGCTCGATCATGGCGGCGGCGCGGATTTCCTGCTGCAGGCCGGGGTCCTGCTCGAGCCCCAGCACGGAGACTTCGTTCACGGAGACGCCGGCCATCCGGGCCGTGTCGTCCATGAAGCCGGCAAACCGGCTTTCGATCTGCGACATGGATCCGCCCATCCAGGCCGCGAGTGCCACGATGATGGCGATCAGCATGACGAAACCGAACAGGACGGACGAGACGCGGACTTCCTCGCCTGTCACCTCATCGACAAAGGTGACCGGTTCGCGTTTGCGTTTCTTGGCGGGCTGGTTGCGGCTTATCTTCGGCATGAAGCGTCCTCAATCATCCATGCGACCAGTTCTTCGAAGGACATTCCTGCGAAAGCGGCCTGTTCGGGGACAAGTGAGGTGGGCGTCATGCCGGGCTGGGTATTGGTCTCTAGGATCACGAGCCGGTCTCTCTTGTCGTCGTAGCGAAAGTCGGATCGTGTCGCGCCCCGGCAGCCAAGGACCTGATGTGCCCGCACGGCGAAATCCATCGCCATGGCGGTGATGTGCTCAGGCACGTCTGCCGGGATCACATGACGTGATCCACCAGCTGAATATTTTGCATCGAAATCGTAATAGTCCCTTAAGGTCGTGATCTCTGTCACGGCTAAAGGCCGGTCGCCCAGCACGGCGACGGTCAGTTCCCGGCCGGGAATGAACTCCTCGGCCATCAGGTAGTCGCCATAATGCCAGCTCTCGTCCAGCAGGTCCTGCGGCGGGCCATTGGTGCCTTCGCGCACGATCAGGACACCGAAACTGGAGCCTTCATTGACTGGTTTGATCACGTAAGGCGGGTCCAGCGCGTGGGCGGCGGCGGCTTCGGCCCGGGTGACTTGCTTGTCCTCGGCCACCGGCAGGCCGGCGGAACGGTAGACGGCTTTCGATTTCAGCTTGTCCATTGCCAGGGCAGAGGCCAGCACGCCGGAATGGGAATAGGGCACGTCCATGATCTCCAGCAGGCCCTGCACACAGCCATCCTCGCCCCACGGTCCGTGTAGACCGTTCAGCACCACATCCGGCTTTGCCTCAGTCAGCTGGGCGGCCAGGTTCCGGCCGGCATCAATGCCGACCGCGTCATAGCCGGCAGCCTCAGCCGCGCGCAGCATCTGCGTGCCAGAGGAGATCGAGACCTCCCGTTCGGAGGACCAGCCGCCATAGATCACTGCCACGCGCTTCATTCTGAATGTCCTTCCTGCCCGGCGGCGCTCGACCCGCGCCCCCGGCGTTCAATCGTCTTTTCTGCTTGGTGCCGGTGAATAGGGGCTTAAGCGAGGCAATCCGGCGGCAGGGCGAAGATTACGAAAAAGTCATCTCGGTAGCCTATTGCGCTCGACTGACTACAACAGTAGTCAATATTGAATAACGGAAAGATGAGTCGCTGGCGGGGGCGCCGGTTTCTCTTCACGAAAGCGAAGAAGCAGGAGGCGCCCCGTGGCTGTCAGCCATACCCTATTGTCGAGTTTTGCCGCCCTGACGGCAGCCAGTCTTACCGCAATCCCAGCCATGGCCGAGCCTGACGCCGGCTCGCCCGCATCTGCCGGCATCGATTATGCGCCCGCCGATTTCGCGCAATACAATCCGCAAACCGCGCTGGACATGGTGAACCGGATTCCCGGCTTTTCCATCCAGGGCGACGATGACGGATCGCGCGGCTTTGGCCAGGCCAGTGGCAATGTCCTGATCAATGGCCAGCGGGTTTCCGGAAAATCAAACGGGGCCGAAGCGACGCTCGGGCGGATTTCCGCCACGCGGGTTGTCCGGATCGAAGTGGTCGACGGCACCATGCTGGATATTCCGGGCCTGTCCGGGCAGGTGGTGAATGTCACGACCGACGGGGAAGGGGGCATGTCCGGCACCTGGCGCTGGAAATCCCGCTTCCGGGAAAACCTGACGCCCTACTTCCATGAGGGTGTGGTCGCCCTGTCCGGCGGCGGCGAACGCCTGAACTGGAGCGTGGAGGCAAGCAGCCTGCCGGAACGCGGCGCCCATGCAGGATGGGAAACCATCACCTCGGCGGATGGTGCGTTGCTGGAACGCCGCAAGGAAGATTTGACCAATATTGCCGACAATGCATCCGTGTCCGGATCGCTCTCCTGGACACCGCCGAGCGGTGTGGTGGCGAACCTCAATGGGCAGGTCGGCATCTATCAGTTCGACCGGAAGGAAGTTTCGAAGACCTTCCCGGTCGATGCGCTGGAAGGCCGACGCCTTTTCCTGAGCGGAGAGGACGAGTGGAATGCCGAGTTCGGAGGCGACTATGAATTCGGCTTCGGGCCGGGACGCCTGAAGGCGATCGGGCTGATCCGGCGCGAAAACAGCCCGGTGAATGATTCGGTCCTTATCGGCGCGGTGGACGGAACGGACCTGACCGAAACCCGCTTCAGCCAGACCGTGGATGAAGGCGAATATATCGGCCGGGGCGAATATGCCTGGGCAGCGGGGCAGGGAAGCGATTGGCAGGTCTCCGTCGAGAATGCCTTCAACTTCCTCGAAGCCGAAGCCGGGCTGAGCATTGCCCGGGACGGCCAGCCCTTCGAGATCATTCCTTTGCCGGGTGCGAACTCCCGCGTTGAGGAGACCCGCTGGGAAGCGGCCATCACGCATGGGCGCGCCCTGACGGAGGCGCTGCGGCTGCAGGTTTCTCTCGGGGCGGAATATTCGGAGCTCACGCAATCGGGCGACAATACCAATGCGCGGGAATTCACCCGGCCGAAGGGCTTTGTCAGCCTGTCCTGGCAGGCCGATCCGAAGCTGAAGCTGACGGCACGGCTGGACCGGGAAGTCGGCCAGCTGGATTTCTTCGACTTTGTTTCGTCGGTGAACCTCAATGCCGACAATGGCAATTCCGGCAATGCCGAAATCGTGCCGCAACAGGCCTGGAAGTGGAGCCTGCAGGCGGAGAAGGATTTCGGCGCCTGGGGAGCAGCAACGCTGAACACCTATTTTTCCGACATTGAAGACATCGTCGACCGTGTTCCGCTCGGCACCGGCGACGGGCCGGGAAATCTCGACACGGCGTGGGAATTCGGCATGACACTCGACACAACGCTCAGTTTTGACAGACTGGGCATTCCCGGCGGCGAATTGACGAGTTTCGCCGAAGTGTATGATTCCGAGGTCACCGATCCGCTGACCGGTGAGGTCCGCCGATTCAATGACAGCCAACTATACTATGTGAACATGGAGTTCCGGCAGGATGTTCCGGACACGGATTGGACCTGGGGTATCTTTGCGGAGAAATTCGAAGATAACCTGTATTACCAGCTTGCCGAGCAGGGCGTGCAAAACTCCACACCCGGTTACGTTTATGCCTTTGTCGAGCACAAGAATGTGTTCGGCCTGACGGCCATGCTGGGGATCGGGAACCTCCTGAACCAGAAAGACAATTTCCGGCGGGAGATTTACGAGACCAACAGGCTGGGCCCGCTCGCATCGATCGAAGACCGCAATCGCCGCTTTGGCCCGGTCGCCGTTTTTGAATTGCGCGGAACGCTCTAGGCGGTTTCGCTGGCAAGCTGCCCGATGCGGCGCACTTCCCAGCGAAGTTCCACGCCCTGTGTTTCCAGCACACGGCGGCGGACGAGTTCGCCCAGCGCTTCCAGGTCTGCGGCGGTCGCGTCGCCGGTATTGATCAGGAAGTTGCAGTGCTTGGGGGAGACCTGCGCCCCGCCGACTTTCAGGCCCCGGCAGCCGGCCGCGTCGATCAGCTTCCAGGCAGAGCGCTGGTCCGGCGTTCCCGGCGGATCGGGATTGGCGAAGGTGGAGCCGGAGGTCTTTTCCTTGATCGGCTGCGTCTCGGCGCGGCGTGCCTGCAGCTGTTCGATATCGGAGAGGATCTTGTCCGGCGCATCCGTCCCGGTGCCCTCCAGGATGAGGCGGGTGACGATCAGGTCTTCCGGCAGGTCTGTGTGGCGATAGGAGAAATGGGCTTCGGGCAGGTCGCCGGAATGGGCCGGGCCGCGATAGGCGGCCTGGGTGCCGTCGCGCCGGAAGCCGTGCAGGCTGACCAGAACGTCACGCAGTTCCCGGCCGTAACAGCCGGCATTCGTCCGCGTGGCGCCGCCAACGGACCCCGGAATGCCGGACAGGAATTCGAGCCCGCGTATGCCATTCGTGGCAGCGGTCTTCGCCACGGAGAGGTCCAGTGCGCCGGTGCGGGCGGACAGGCGGGCCCCGTCCAGCGCGTCCACGTCCCCCCAATACCGCCCCATCAGGCGGATCACGACCCCCCTTATGCCGCCGTCGCGCACGATGACATTCGAGCCGACGCCCAGCACCGTGACCGGCACCTCCGGATCAAGCGCCTTCAGGAAGGCTTCGAGGTCTTCCTCGTCTGCGGGCAGGAACAGGGCGTCCGCCGGTCCGCCCACGCGGAACCAGGTGTAGGGGGCAAGCGGGGCGTTCTCGATCAGCTTGCCGCGCACGGGGGGGAGGGGGAATGCCGTCATGCCTTGGCGTTCTCCCGACTTGCGCATGAAGTCAAGCGGCGTGCCCCGGCGCGGCTTTGCCGTCGAGGGGCTCTTGTGGGTGGGCTCGCTGAAAAAAGCGGCACCGGAATGCCCGAAGGGCGATTTTTCCCAAATCCCTTGGACATGTTGCAGCTTCTGTTGAACCAGTGTGCCTCCCTTCTGTCACCTGCATTGGAGTTGCTGACATGTCCTTGTCCCTGAAAACACGTCTGGCCCGCGCGGGCCTCACAAGCCTGATGGTGCTGGCCACGTTCTCGGCACCGGCGAGTGCGAAACCGTCGGATATCAACAGCCGCTTCAAATCCACCTTGTCCGAAATGGTGGATGAAAACCTCGATGAATGGGTCGATGTTTACAAGGACTTTCATGCCAACCCGGAGCTGGGCCTGCAGGAAACCCGGTCTGCCGGGATCATTGCGGCACGGTTGAAAGAGCTTGGTTTTGAAGTGACCGAAGGTATCGGTCAGACCGGCGTGGTCGGCATCCTGAAGAATGGCAAGGGGCCGCTGGTTATGGTGCGGGCGGATATGGACGGCCTGCCTGTGCAGGAGAAGACCGGGCTTGATTATGCCAGCACGGTGCAGACGGAATGGAATGGCGAACCCAAATACGTGATGCATGCCTGCGGCCATGATGCGCATATGGCGATTTTCCTCGCCACGGCGCAGACGCTTGTCGAGATGAAGAAAGACTGGAAGGGCACGCTGATGTTGGTGGCCCAGCCTGCCGAGGAAGGTGGCGGCGGTGCCAGCAAGATGATGGCGGACGGTATTTTCGACCAGTTCGGCGTGCCGGATTACGGCTTCGCCCTGCATGTGACGCCTGCGGCCTATGATTCGGTTCAGATCGTGAAGGGACAGATGAATTCTTATGCAGGCGGGTTCGACATCGTGTTCAATGGCGTCGGCGGCCACGGCTCGCGCCCCAGCACCACGATCGACCCGGTGATGATGGCCTCCAAATTCGTGGTAGACCTGCAAAGTGTGGTCAGCCGTGAGAAGCCGGAGCAGGAATTCGGTGTGATCAGTGTCGGCGCCATTCAGGGCGGCTCGGCTGGCAACATCATTCCGGACTCTGTGCGCGTGCGCGGAACCGTCCGCTGGTACAAGCCGGAAGTCGGCGAGAAGCTGCTGGAAGGCGTCCGCCGCACGGCAGATGCCATCGTTTCCATGGCCGGGGCACCAGAGGCAGACATCAGTATCCGCAGCGGCGGCACGGCCGTCTACAACGATCCTGACTTGTCGCAGAACACGCTGGACGCGATGAGCCGGGTCTTCCCGGAAGGCAAGGTCACGTTTGCCGCGCCGACCACGGGCAGCGAAGACTATGGCGAATTCCTGAAATCGTTCAGCAGTTCGGTCTATTTCCGCGTCGGCGTCTACGACCCGGCCCTGTTCGACGAGAACGGCAAAACGATCGATTTCATGCGGACCCCGGGCAACCACTCGCCCTTCTTCGCACCGGTCCCTGCGCCGACAATCGGCACCGGCGTGAAAGCCATGACGACGGCCGTGATGAACGTCATGGAGAATTAGGCCGCGTTGCGGGCATCCTGCTTGCATTGTGCACTGATGAAAAGAAAAGGGCGCCTCCGTATCGGGGCGCCCTTCTGATTTTGTGTTTTATACCCGCTGGGTGCTCAGGGCGCCGTGGCAGTGCTTGTATTTCTTGCCGGAGCCGCATGGGCAGGGCGAGTTGCGCGGCGTGTTCGACCAGTCGTCTTCGGCCTGTTGCAGTTCCGGGCCGGGTGGCCTGGACGTGTCGGCCGGGTCCA
This is a stretch of genomic DNA from Hyphomonas adhaerens MHS-3. It encodes these proteins:
- a CDS encoding D-alanine--D-alanine ligase, giving the protein MKRVAVIYGGWSSEREVSISSGTQMLRAAEAAGYDAVGIDAGRNLAAQLTEAKPDVVLNGLHGPWGEDGCVQGLLEIMDVPYSHSGVLASALAMDKLKSKAVYRSAGLPVAEDKQVTRAEAAAAHALDPPYVIKPVNEGSSFGVLIVREGTNGPPQDLLDESWHYGDYLMAEEFIPGRELTVAVLGDRPLAVTEITTLRDYYDFDAKYSAGGSRHVIPADVPEHITAMAMDFAVRAHQVLGCRGATRSDFRYDDKRDRLVILETNTQPGMTPTSLVPEQAAFAGMSFEELVAWMIEDASCRR
- a CDS encoding amidohydrolase: MSLSLKTRLARAGLTSLMVLATFSAPASAKPSDINSRFKSTLSEMVDENLDEWVDVYKDFHANPELGLQETRSAGIIAARLKELGFEVTEGIGQTGVVGILKNGKGPLVMVRADMDGLPVQEKTGLDYASTVQTEWNGEPKYVMHACGHDAHMAIFLATAQTLVEMKKDWKGTLMLVAQPAEEGGGGASKMMADGIFDQFGVPDYGFALHVTPAAYDSVQIVKGQMNSYAGGFDIVFNGVGGHGSRPSTTIDPVMMASKFVVDLQSVVSREKPEQEFGVISVGAIQGGSAGNIIPDSVRVRGTVRWYKPEVGEKLLEGVRRTADAIVSMAGAPEADISIRSGGTAVYNDPDLSQNTLDAMSRVFPEGKVTFAAPTTGSEDYGEFLKSFSSSVYFRVGVYDPALFDENGKTIDFMRTPGNHSPFFAPVPAPTIGTGVKAMTTAVMNVMEN
- the ftsA gene encoding cell division protein FtsA — translated: MANAQSRRAPRMGRSQTGTVAALDIGCSKITCLIGRNDGAGPRSFRILGAGRQQSRGFTGGTITDMEGLERAIRLAVEDAEREAGEQISNVMLGITGQKLASTLVTARIDIGGREINQKDVRRIQAQALGKMPARGEETLAAWPVAYRVDEQEGVREPQGMYASELSLLLSVVTAPKSVVKNLVECVGRAHIGVTALIPSSIASGAGTLIDDEIENGAICIDMGAGVTAVSVYLNGSPAWLGLVPAGGSHVTSDLAQGLGTTFAAAERLKSVYGTANLEGPGLAERIEVPRLGDDGRLQAARMERGQLAEIIAPRVEETFEFVRKTLDSSGVRKVLPHRVVLTGGASQLSGVRDVASRILQAPVRLGRPTIAEFLGETLATPAFSTASGLLLYSELGFADAVRATASRQDGPESRSGVVNKVFHWLEENF
- a CDS encoding TonB-dependent receptor plug domain-containing protein, whose translation is MAVSHTLLSSFAALTAASLTAIPAMAEPDAGSPASAGIDYAPADFAQYNPQTALDMVNRIPGFSIQGDDDGSRGFGQASGNVLINGQRVSGKSNGAEATLGRISATRVVRIEVVDGTMLDIPGLSGQVVNVTTDGEGGMSGTWRWKSRFRENLTPYFHEGVVALSGGGERLNWSVEASSLPERGAHAGWETITSADGALLERRKEDLTNIADNASVSGSLSWTPPSGVVANLNGQVGIYQFDRKEVSKTFPVDALEGRRLFLSGEDEWNAEFGGDYEFGFGPGRLKAIGLIRRENSPVNDSVLIGAVDGTDLTETRFSQTVDEGEYIGRGEYAWAAGQGSDWQVSVENAFNFLEAEAGLSIARDGQPFEIIPLPGANSRVEETRWEAAITHGRALTEALRLQVSLGAEYSELTQSGDNTNAREFTRPKGFVSLSWQADPKLKLTARLDREVGQLDFFDFVSSVNLNADNGNSGNAEIVPQQAWKWSLQAEKDFGAWGAATLNTYFSDIEDIVDRVPLGTGDGPGNLDTAWEFGMTLDTTLSFDRLGIPGGELTSFAEVYDSEVTDPLTGEVRRFNDSQLYYVNMEFRQDVPDTDWTWGIFAEKFEDNLYYQLAEQGVQNSTPGYVYAFVEHKNVFGLTAMLGIGNLLNQKDNFRREIYETNRLGPLASIEDRNRRFGPVAVFELRGTL
- a CDS encoding cell division protein FtsQ/DivIB; protein product: MPKISRNQPAKKRKREPVTFVDEVTGEEVRVSSVLFGFVMLIAIIVALAAWMGGSMSQIESRFAGFMDDTARMAGVSVNEVSVLGLEQDPGLQQEIRAAAMIEPGENMFRADPYIIRRRVEGTHKVLNVRVHRLWPDQVVIIADAAEPVAVWHDGKEWTVVDGLGRVIPDERAGDHPDLVRVAGRGAPEAAPALVNALADAPDVTGDLAIATRINDRRWDMRLISGATVRLPEDVELTAALGRLTDLQVRTALMQRPLKMIDLRNAGRVYLGPVNPPNFKAREIAARS
- the murB gene encoding UDP-N-acetylmuramate dehydrogenase; its protein translation is MTAFPLPPVRGKLIENAPLAPYTWFRVGGPADALFLPADEEDLEAFLKALDPEVPVTVLGVGSNVIVRDGGIRGVVIRLMGRYWGDVDALDGARLSARTGALDLSVAKTAATNGIRGLEFLSGIPGSVGGATRTNAGCYGRELRDVLVSLHGFRRDGTQAAYRGPAHSGDLPEAHFSYRHTDLPEDLIVTRLILEGTGTDAPDKILSDIEQLQARRAETQPIKEKTSGSTFANPDPPGTPDQRSAWKLIDAAGCRGLKVGGAQVSPKHCNFLINTGDATAADLEALGELVRRRVLETQGVELRWEVRRIGQLASETA
- the ftsZ gene encoding cell division protein FtsZ, which produces MNYELKPRILVFGVGGAGGNAVDNMIEANLQGVEFIAANTDAQALSRSKAETQVQLGPVTTSGLGAGAQPQIGEKAAEESIDEIKQHLEGAHMVFIAAGMGGGTGTGAAPVIARAAREMDILTVAVVTKPFGFEGNRRMHVAESGLDLIRSHVDTMIVVPNQNLFRIANDRTTFAEAFRMADDVLYSGVRGITDLMVMPGLINLDFADVSSIMHGMGTAMMGMGEATGDNRALEAARQAIDNPLLDDISMKGAKGVLINITGGYDMTLFELDEAANEIRREVDPDANIILGSAFDTELEGRLRVSVIAAGVEAGFASRPAQPDEAQATVRQPIAAPVEEPEPEMEAETAEPEEAAVEEVAAEAPAPDEDRPAIITHRPAAAEAETAAVEDDHYQGAEGDEEVSADSVFSAHRDTPVADKPKADQGGSGFANLFGWRRNTPQGENDDAAEPAPIVSSPDDHPEPAPFDDADLEIPAFLRRSANH